Proteins co-encoded in one Chrysemys picta bellii isolate R12L10 chromosome 13, ASM1138683v2, whole genome shotgun sequence genomic window:
- the LOC101953184 gene encoding olfactory receptor 14A16-like — translation MVNRTTVSEFLLLGFSDIREQQILYSMVFLLIYLAAVIGNLLIIAVVALDCHLRTPMYFFLFNLSFLDLCYISVTIPKMFANSLTNTRSISFFGCVTQVFLVISLAATECAFLSVMAYDRYTAICFPLHYRMIMSRGTCAQMAAGSWVSGFLYSVLHTGNTFRLPFCHSNVVGQFFCDIPQLLKLSCSDTYSNKVVVVLFGVCLALGCFVFIIVSYIQIFSTVMKIPSMQGRRKAFSTCLPHLVVIGLFFGTGSFVYMRQTSMSSSYWDLLASVLYAVLPPLSNPIIYSLRNKEIREALGRVIARKCFSKEWNVHF, via the coding sequence ATGGTCAATAGAACTACCGTGAGTGAGTTCCTTCTTCTGGGATTCTCTGACATCCGAGAGCAACAGATTTTATATTCCATGGTGTTCCTACTCATTTATCTAGCAGCTGTGATAGGAAACCTTCTTATCATTGCAGTTGTAGCCCTCGATTGCCACCTTCGCACCCCTATGTATTTCTTTCTATTCAACCTATCCTTCCTAGACCTCTGCTACATCTCCGTCACCATCCCCAAGATGTTTGCCAACTCCCTAACCAACACCAGGTCCATTTCCTTCTTTGGATGCGTCACCCAAGTCTTTCTGGTTATTTCACTTGCAGCCACAGAATGTGCCTTTCTCTCCGTGATGGCATATGATCGCTACACTGCCATCTGTTTTCCTCTGCATTACAGGATGATCATGAGCAGGGGTACCTGTGCCCAGATGGCAgcaggttcctgggtcagtggatTCCTATATTCAGTGCTTCACACAGGCAACACCTTTAGGTTGCCCTTCTGCCATTCCAATGTTGTCGGCCAATTCTTCTGTGATATCCCTCAGTTGCTCAAGCTGTCCTGCTCTGACACATACTCCAACAAGGTTGTGGTGGTCCTCTTTGGGGTGTGCTTAGCACTGGGCTGTTTTGTGTTTATCATCGTGTCCTACATTCAGATTTTTTCCACCGTGATGAAGATCCCATCCATGCAGGGAAGgcgtaaagccttctccacctgcctgccACACCTTGTGGTCATTGGCTTATTCTTTGGCACTGGCAGCTTTGTGTATATGAGGCAAACCTCAATGTCTTCTTCCTATTGGGACCTGTTGGCATCTGTGCTCTATGCCGTGCTGCCACCATTATCGAATCCAATCATTTATAGCTTGAGGAACAAGGAGATAAGAGAGGCTCTGGGTAGGGTGATAGCCAGGAAATGTTTTTCCAAAGAGTGGAATGTCCATTTTTAG